Proteins encoded together in one Streptomyces sp. B1I3 window:
- a CDS encoding NUDIX hydrolase, with translation MSLHDDAVLVLEEYGGHRGREPHGEQDELRQTYLDHLAAHPDGMWKACGAGHLTASALVVDPERGRVLLTLHRKLRMWLQMGGHCEPQDATLVAAALREATEESGITGLTLLPGGPVRLDRHPIPAPCHWHLDVQYAVTAPAGAAERISDESLDLRWFPYDEVAEVADASVVRLVERTRARLEQGS, from the coding sequence GTGAGCCTGCACGACGACGCCGTCCTCGTACTCGAGGAGTACGGCGGGCACCGCGGCCGGGAGCCGCACGGGGAACAGGACGAGTTGCGGCAGACGTATCTGGACCACCTTGCCGCACACCCGGACGGCATGTGGAAGGCGTGCGGGGCGGGGCACCTGACGGCCAGCGCCCTGGTGGTCGACCCGGAGCGGGGCAGGGTCCTGCTGACGTTGCACAGGAAGCTGCGGATGTGGCTGCAGATGGGCGGTCACTGCGAGCCCCAGGACGCGACCCTGGTGGCCGCGGCCCTGCGTGAGGCCACGGAGGAGTCCGGCATCACCGGGCTCACCCTGCTTCCCGGCGGCCCGGTCCGGCTCGATCGGCACCCCATCCCGGCCCCCTGTCACTGGCATCTCGACGTCCAGTACGCGGTCACCGCCCCGGCCGGGGCGGCGGAGCGGATCAGCGACGAGTCACTCGACCTGCGCTGGTTCCCGTACGACGAGGTCGCAGAGGTCGCCGACGCCTCCGTCGTGCGGCTGGTGGAGCGGACCCGCGCGCGGCTGGAGCAGGGAAGCTAG
- a CDS encoding AIM24 family protein has translation MQSPLFSHTEQQSQDRYTIQNPQLLRVSLTGHDDVLARKGAMVAYQGLMEFDGEYQSQGQRRARRNTGEGLDLMRCSGQGTVYLANLAQHIHVVDVAHEGMTVDSAYVLALDSSLHTEVIAVDSQYGISGTGKYQLNISGTGKVALMTSGQPLMMQVTPEKYVNADADAIVAWSSGLRVQMQAQTHSTGVTRRRGSTGEGWELSFLGQGFALVQPSEVLPPQNAQIGQGAAAQFGVGQQGARAQNQDNAWN, from the coding sequence ATGCAGAGTCCGCTTTTCAGCCATACAGAACAGCAGTCGCAGGACCGGTACACCATCCAGAACCCGCAGCTCCTGCGCGTCTCGCTGACCGGCCACGACGACGTCCTCGCCCGCAAGGGCGCCATGGTCGCCTACCAGGGGCTCATGGAGTTCGACGGCGAGTACCAGTCGCAGGGACAGCGGCGTGCCCGCAGGAACACGGGCGAGGGCCTCGACCTGATGCGCTGCTCGGGTCAGGGCACGGTCTACCTGGCCAACCTCGCCCAACACATCCACGTGGTGGACGTCGCCCACGAGGGCATGACGGTCGACAGCGCCTATGTCCTGGCGCTCGACTCGTCGCTGCACACCGAGGTCATCGCGGTGGACAGCCAGTACGGGATCTCCGGGACCGGTAAGTACCAGCTCAACATCTCGGGGACCGGCAAGGTGGCGCTGATGACGTCCGGCCAGCCGCTGATGATGCAGGTCACCCCGGAGAAGTACGTCAACGCCGACGCCGACGCGATCGTCGCCTGGTCGAGCGGACTGCGGGTGCAGATGCAGGCGCAGACGCACTCCACGGGTGTCACCCGGCGCCGCGGCAGCACCGGCGAGGGCTGGGAGCTGAGCTTCCTGGGCCAGGGCTTCGCCCTCGTCCAGCCCAGCGAGGTGCTGCCTCCGCAGAACGCCCAGATCGGCCAGGGCGCGGCGGCGCAGTTCGGCGTGGGCCAGCAGGGTGCGCGCGCGCAGAACCAGGACAACGCCTGGAACTGA
- a CDS encoding AIM24 family protein, whose product MNQQLAGFAPTPVTARMENHGRTMLKVAMASGQDLYARTGSMVAYEGFIQYEPNPPAARQIAAQWITGEGAPLMKCAGDGLLYLADYGADVVVIYLDNDSLSVNGTNLLAFDGHLSWGVERVKGLAKFAGQGLWNVAIQGTGWVAITSRGTPIVVDCGRGEDETYVDPDALVAWSPNLKVKGKRSFKASSLIGRGSGEAYQMAFSGEGIVVVQPSEDSTDRLRVRN is encoded by the coding sequence ATGAACCAGCAACTCGCGGGCTTCGCCCCGACCCCCGTCACGGCCCGGATGGAGAACCACGGCCGGACGATGCTCAAGGTCGCCATGGCCTCCGGCCAGGACCTCTACGCACGTACCGGCTCGATGGTGGCCTACGAGGGCTTCATCCAGTACGAGCCCAATCCTCCCGCCGCCCGCCAGATCGCCGCGCAGTGGATCACCGGTGAGGGCGCGCCCCTGATGAAGTGCGCCGGCGACGGGCTGCTCTACCTCGCCGACTACGGCGCCGACGTGGTCGTCATCTATCTCGACAACGACTCGCTGTCGGTCAACGGCACCAATCTCCTCGCCTTCGACGGGCACCTCAGCTGGGGCGTGGAGCGGGTCAAGGGCCTGGCCAAGTTCGCCGGCCAAGGCTTGTGGAACGTCGCCATCCAGGGCACGGGGTGGGTCGCCATCACCTCGCGCGGCACACCGATCGTCGTCGACTGCGGCCGCGGAGAGGACGAGACGTACGTCGACCCCGACGCGCTCGTCGCGTGGTCGCCCAACCTCAAGGTGAAGGGCAAGCGCAGCTTCAAGGCGAGCTCCCTCATCGGGCGGGGCAGCGGAGAGGCGTACCAGATGGCCTTCTCGGGGGAGGGCATCGTCGTCGTCCAGCCGAGCGAGGACAGCACCGACCGCCTGCGGGTCCGGAACTGA
- a CDS encoding TerD family protein, with amino-acid sequence MAREFQRGHKAKISDLTPGTDLYVGVQIAGPGLTFDISCFGLDVNEQLSDDRYFIFFNQPKSPEESIQLLGAQAGDTESFRVTLDRIPASIHKLSFTATLDGPGQMSQVGPGYIRIVAGGEEVVKYAFTGSEFTTERAVMLGDFYLKDVWRFAAVGQGFDGGLDALLKNFGGEVAEEAPAAPAQGAAPSFAPPAQAAAPPAFGAPAAPQAPQPAPAFGAPATPAPAQQPMHSAPTMAAPMAPQAPAPYGQPPQQPQFGQVPGQAGPAGAPPYGQQPPAAPYGQQPPTAPYGQQPPGASAFGQQPPGASAFGQQPPAPYGQQPPGVPQGVPQGGAGLLAALQPYKETATGQRWTPQNQQLMRVDLTMGGTAVLARQGSMVMYQGKVDFGYKGAGFAGRMVGNATGQEMQLMRCTGRGQVFLAEDGSHLHPIELQGDGICVSAENVLAFDESLQYEVRRIEGHGIPGGALFTMQFQGTGTVVVKTHGVPVVLPVTPTTFADCNAVVAWSSASQVILSSQVRLRRNAYPGHSGETVNLQFRGAPGNFIVVQPYEV; translated from the coding sequence ATGGCCAGGGAATTCCAACGCGGCCACAAGGCCAAGATCAGTGATCTCACGCCAGGGACGGATCTGTACGTAGGTGTGCAGATCGCCGGACCGGGCCTGACGTTCGACATCAGCTGCTTCGGTCTCGATGTCAATGAACAGCTCTCGGACGACCGGTATTTCATCTTCTTCAACCAGCCCAAATCGCCCGAGGAGTCCATTCAGCTCCTCGGTGCGCAGGCAGGTGACACCGAGTCGTTCCGCGTGACCCTCGACCGCATTCCGGCCAGTATCCACAAGTTGTCCTTCACCGCGACCCTCGACGGCCCCGGACAGATGTCCCAGGTGGGTCCCGGGTACATCCGCATCGTCGCGGGCGGCGAGGAAGTGGTGAAGTACGCCTTCACCGGTTCGGAGTTCACCACCGAGCGGGCCGTCATGCTCGGTGACTTCTACCTGAAGGACGTCTGGCGGTTCGCGGCGGTCGGCCAGGGCTTCGACGGCGGACTGGACGCGCTGCTGAAGAACTTCGGTGGAGAGGTGGCCGAGGAGGCGCCCGCCGCACCGGCACAGGGCGCGGCACCGTCGTTCGCCCCACCCGCCCAAGCCGCCGCACCCCCGGCGTTCGGCGCCCCGGCCGCACCCCAGGCCCCCCAGCCCGCACCGGCTTTCGGCGCCCCGGCCACACCGGCGCCCGCGCAGCAGCCGATGCACAGCGCGCCGACGATGGCGGCGCCCATGGCCCCCCAGGCGCCCGCTCCTTATGGGCAGCCGCCCCAGCAGCCCCAGTTCGGGCAGGTCCCGGGTCAGGCCGGACCCGCCGGCGCTCCGCCCTACGGCCAGCAGCCTCCGGCAGCCCCGTACGGCCAGCAGCCTCCGACGGCCCCGTACGGCCAGCAGCCTCCGGGCGCATCCGCCTTCGGCCAGCAGCCTCCGGGCGCATCCGCCTTCGGGCAGCAGCCTCCGGCCCCGTACGGCCAGCAGCCCCCTGGCGTGCCCCAAGGCGTTCCGCAGGGAGGCGCGGGCTTGCTGGCCGCCCTGCAGCCCTACAAGGAGACGGCCACCGGGCAGCGCTGGACCCCGCAGAACCAGCAGCTCATGCGCGTCGACCTGACCATGGGAGGCACCGCGGTACTGGCCCGGCAGGGCAGCATGGTGATGTACCAGGGCAAGGTCGACTTCGGTTACAAGGGTGCCGGATTCGCGGGCCGCATGGTCGGCAACGCGACCGGCCAGGAAATGCAGCTGATGCGCTGCACAGGCCGCGGTCAGGTCTTCCTCGCGGAGGACGGATCGCATCTGCACCCCATCGAGCTGCAGGGTGACGGCATCTGCGTCTCCGCCGAGAACGTCCTCGCGTTCGACGAATCGCTGCAGTACGAGGTCCGCAGGATCGAGGGGCACGGGATTCCCGGAGGGGCCCTGTTCACCATGCAGTTCCAGGGCACCGGCACCGTCGTCGTCAAGACCCACGGCGTTCCGGTCGTCCTGCCGGTCACCCCGACCACGTTCGCGGACTGCAACGCCGTGGTGGCCTGGTCCTCCGCGTCCCAGGTGATCCTCTCCAGCCAGGTCCGGCTGCGCCGCAACGCGTACCCCGGGCACAGCGGGGAGACCGTCAACCTCCAGTTCCGGGGAGCCCCCGGGAACTTCATCGTCGTCCAGCCCTACGAGGTCTGA
- a CDS encoding M48 family metallopeptidase has product MPADSSPGPAGETPARGAVRNPRSAAAHRSRASVTSAVEVRRSARRSRTVSAYREGDRTIVLIPARMSEAEEQRWVGVMLDKLAAQESKRVIGDSALAERAERLSSQHFDGRARPSSVRWVTNQNTRWGSCTPAEGSIRLSHRLQGMPEYVVDYVLLHELAHLLVPGHGPDFWRLMEAYPRTERARGYLEGVVAADRLPSLPTAREE; this is encoded by the coding sequence GTGCCCGCCGACTCCTCGCCCGGTCCCGCCGGGGAGACCCCCGCGCGCGGCGCCGTACGCAATCCGCGCAGTGCGGCCGCCCACCGGTCCCGAGCCTCGGTGACGAGTGCCGTGGAGGTCCGCAGGAGTGCCCGGCGCAGCAGAACGGTCTCCGCCTACCGGGAGGGCGACCGCACCATCGTGCTCATCCCCGCCCGGATGTCGGAGGCGGAGGAGCAGCGCTGGGTCGGCGTGATGCTCGACAAGCTCGCCGCGCAGGAGAGCAAGCGCGTGATCGGCGACAGCGCCCTCGCCGAGCGTGCCGAGCGGCTGTCCTCCCAGCATTTCGACGGCCGGGCCCGGCCCTCCTCGGTGCGCTGGGTGACCAACCAGAACACGCGCTGGGGCTCCTGTACCCCGGCCGAAGGGAGCATCCGTCTCTCCCACCGGCTGCAGGGCATGCCGGAGTACGTCGTCGACTACGTCCTCCTCCACGAACTGGCCCATCTGCTGGTGCCCGGCCACGGGCCGGACTTCTGGCGTCTGATGGAGGCCTACCCGCGTACCGAGCGGGCCCGTGGTTATCTCGAAGGGGTCGTGGCGGCCGACCGGCTGCCCAGCCTGCCCACCGCGCGCGAAGAGTGA
- a CDS encoding ThiF family adenylyltransferase, which produces MHPMLKPALRRAWRGRNTVQFGVTPAHAVTLGPMDIATGSFLELLDGTRGLPLLREEARALDLSDRHVDVLVSRLTEAGLLDDPTGGGPEADTLRRRAETLERQRPDAASLSVVHPAPGGALRRLAARRATRVQVRGAGRVGAAIAAVLSGAGVGRVEVLDGGRAEPWDVAPGGLPAAAIGERRDTAARQLVRRSAVGSPPRAGADGSAAGGEPALSLVVVAPRDGLSAYAPDPDSAAQWVASGTPHLFAGVIEATGVVGPLVLPGGTGCAGCLALNRAELDPQWPRMLAQWRSGRRTCVPACDLGLATAVAGLAAAHALSFLDGDLPASTGSRWEAAMPVLDWRSERLGPHRDCSCGAAGHTEVELTSAGGAPQDTMAG; this is translated from the coding sequence ATGCATCCGATGTTGAAGCCGGCGCTGCGCCGGGCCTGGCGTGGACGGAACACCGTGCAATTCGGTGTGACACCCGCGCATGCCGTGACGTTGGGACCGATGGATATCGCCACCGGAAGCTTTCTGGAACTGCTGGACGGAACACGCGGTTTGCCGCTGCTCCGCGAAGAAGCCCGGGCACTGGATCTGTCGGACCGGCACGTCGACGTCCTCGTGTCGCGGCTCACGGAGGCCGGGTTGCTCGACGACCCCACAGGAGGCGGTCCGGAAGCCGACACGTTACGTCGGCGCGCCGAGACCCTGGAGCGGCAGCGCCCCGACGCTGCGTCACTCTCCGTGGTCCACCCGGCGCCCGGCGGGGCTCTGCGCAGACTCGCCGCCCGCCGCGCCACGCGGGTCCAGGTGCGGGGGGCGGGCCGGGTCGGCGCGGCAATCGCAGCGGTGCTGTCCGGGGCCGGAGTGGGCCGGGTCGAAGTCCTCGACGGTGGCCGCGCCGAACCCTGGGACGTCGCACCGGGCGGACTCCCGGCGGCGGCGATCGGGGAGCGGCGTGACACGGCGGCCCGGCAGCTGGTCCGCCGATCCGCGGTCGGCAGCCCTCCCCGGGCCGGGGCGGACGGTTCGGCAGCCGGCGGCGAACCCGCTCTGTCCCTGGTCGTGGTGGCTCCACGGGACGGCCTGTCGGCCTACGCCCCCGACCCGGATTCGGCGGCGCAGTGGGTCGCCTCGGGTACACCGCACCTCTTCGCGGGTGTGATCGAAGCCACCGGAGTGGTCGGCCCCTTGGTGCTGCCGGGCGGCACCGGCTGCGCCGGCTGTCTGGCACTGAACCGCGCCGAGCTGGACCCGCAGTGGCCACGCATGCTGGCCCAGTGGCGGTCCGGCCGGCGGACCTGCGTACCGGCGTGCGATCTGGGGCTGGCGACAGCGGTGGCAGGTCTTGCGGCCGCCCACGCCTTGTCCTTCCTGGACGGAGATCTCCCCGCCAGCACGGGCAGCCGGTGGGAGGCCGCGATGCCCGTGCTGGACTGGCGATCGGAGCGCCTGGGCCCCCACCGCGACTGCTCCTGCGGTGCCGCCGGGCACACTGAGGTGGAGCTCACCTCCGCAGGCGGCGCCCCGCAGGACACAATGGCCGGGTGA
- a CDS encoding AarF/ABC1/UbiB kinase family protein yields MSDLPRKAVTRTAKLAALPLGFAGRATWGLGKRIGGRSAELVAREVQQRTADQLFKVLGELKGGAMKLGQALSVFESALPEDVAGPYRAALTKLQEAAPPMPTRTVHGVLAERLGPDWRDLFLSFEDRPSAAASIGQVHRAVWHDGRDVAVKVQYPGAGEALLSDLTQLSRFARLLGPLIPGMDIKPLITELRDRVSEELDYALEAQAQQEHSAEFEDDPDVVIPGVVHQSEQVLVTEWIDGIPLSEVISDGTPAQRDRAGQLLARFLFSGPARTGLLHADPHPGNFRLLPPPSTGTDGDAGARVAAEAGAGDAEGSDGDVDRWRLGVLDFGTVDHLPGGLPQTIGDCLRMTLDGDADAVYAMLREDGFVKESIELAPEAVLDYLLPIIEPAQVDEFTFTRSWLRSQAARIADPRSPAHQLGKQMNLPPSYLLIHRVTLSTIGVLCQLGATVRLREELEAWLPGFALECEPEDRPEDEGQEEPEDEGDGAGREAPVRA; encoded by the coding sequence ATGTCTGATCTTCCCCGGAAGGCGGTCACCCGTACCGCGAAGCTGGCCGCGCTGCCGCTGGGCTTCGCCGGCCGTGCCACGTGGGGGCTGGGCAAGCGCATCGGCGGCAGGTCGGCGGAGCTCGTCGCCCGCGAGGTCCAGCAGCGCACCGCGGATCAACTCTTCAAAGTGCTCGGTGAGTTGAAGGGGGGTGCGATGAAGCTCGGACAGGCCCTGTCCGTATTCGAGTCCGCACTGCCCGAGGATGTCGCGGGTCCCTACCGGGCGGCGCTGACGAAGCTGCAGGAAGCGGCACCGCCCATGCCGACCCGTACCGTCCACGGAGTCCTGGCCGAGCGGCTCGGTCCCGACTGGCGTGACCTCTTCCTCAGCTTCGAGGACCGGCCCTCCGCCGCCGCGTCGATCGGACAGGTCCACCGCGCGGTGTGGCACGACGGCCGGGACGTCGCCGTGAAGGTGCAGTATCCGGGCGCCGGTGAGGCGTTGCTGTCCGACCTGACCCAACTCAGCCGGTTCGCGCGGCTGCTCGGTCCCCTGATACCCGGAATGGACATCAAGCCACTCATCACCGAGCTGCGGGACCGGGTCTCGGAGGAGCTGGACTACGCCCTGGAGGCCCAGGCACAGCAGGAGCACTCCGCCGAGTTCGAGGACGACCCGGACGTCGTGATCCCCGGCGTGGTGCACCAGTCCGAGCAGGTGCTCGTGACGGAGTGGATCGACGGAATACCTCTGTCGGAGGTGATCTCCGACGGCACGCCCGCCCAGCGGGACAGGGCAGGCCAGCTGCTGGCGCGTTTCCTCTTCTCCGGGCCCGCGCGCACCGGTCTGCTGCACGCCGACCCGCACCCGGGTAACTTTCGCCTGCTGCCTCCCCCGAGCACCGGAACCGACGGCGACGCAGGCGCCCGCGTTGCCGCTGAAGCCGGAGCCGGTGACGCCGAGGGCTCCGACGGGGACGTGGACCGATGGCGCCTGGGAGTACTGGACTTCGGCACGGTGGACCACCTGCCGGGTGGCCTTCCGCAGACCATAGGCGACTGCCTGCGGATGACGCTGGACGGTGACGCCGACGCTGTGTACGCGATGCTCCGCGAGGATGGCTTCGTCAAGGAGTCGATCGAGCTCGCACCGGAGGCCGTGCTGGACTATCTGCTCCCGATCATCGAACCGGCGCAGGTGGACGAGTTCACCTTCACCCGCTCGTGGCTGCGCAGTCAGGCGGCCCGGATAGCTGATCCGCGGTCGCCCGCACATCAGCTGGGCAAGCAGATGAACCTGCCCCCGTCCTACCTGCTGATACACCGGGTCACTCTGAGCACCATCGGGGTCCTGTGCCAGTTGGGCGCGACGGTTCGGCTGCGGGAGGAGCTGGAGGCCTGGCTGCCGGGGTTCGCTCTCGAATGCGAGCCGGAGGACAGGCCGGAGGACGAGGGGCAGGAAGAGCCGGAGGACGAGGGAGACGGCGCCGGGAGGGAAGCACCCGTCAGGGCCTGA
- a CDS encoding WhiB family transcriptional regulator encodes MQLETHAPSVPPSDTISPPGLTEDSTLIPLTALTALDDAIDNLGVPVPCRSYDPEVFFAESPADVEYAKSLCRTCPLVEACLAGAKERREPWGVWGGELFVQGVVVARKRPRGRPRKNPVAA; translated from the coding sequence GTGCAACTCGAGACGCACGCCCCGTCCGTACCGCCTTCCGACACGATCTCCCCGCCCGGCCTCACGGAGGACTCCACCTTGATCCCCCTCACCGCGCTCACCGCGCTCGACGACGCCATCGACAACCTCGGCGTGCCCGTCCCCTGCCGTTCCTACGACCCGGAGGTCTTCTTCGCCGAGTCGCCGGCCGATGTCGAGTACGCCAAGTCCCTCTGCCGGACCTGCCCGCTCGTCGAGGCCTGCCTCGCCGGCGCCAAGGAGCGGCGGGAGCCGTGGGGCGTCTGGGGCGGCGAGCTCTTCGTCCAGGGCGTGGTCGTCGCCCGCAAGCGTCCGCGTGGGCGCCCCCGCAAGAACCCGGTCGCGGCGTGA